TGGCGGTGCTGGCCGTGTGTGCGCTGGGAGAGGTGTGGCGGCCGCGCAAGCCGCGCGGCGACCGGCACGTCAGCGGCTGGGGGCACCCCCGATGACGTGCTCGACCTTGCGGCGCAGCGCCGACCAGCGACGGTCGTGACGGTAGGCGCGGACCCGGGCACGGGCCCGCGCCTTCGCGCGTGTGCGGTAGAAGCGTCTGGCCCAGGGCGAGTTCGGCCGGGCCAGCCGGATCGCGCCGAAGAGCGCGACGAACGGCACGAAGACCCCGATGACCGCGATCCGGCCCTTGCCCTTGGTGAGCGCGACGAGCGCGAAGAGGAAGTTGACGGCCACGGTCCGCACGACCGTGAAGCGGTCGGTGCTCTCCCCCGGGCCGATGTCATTGACGCCGAACGGCAGGAAGCCGGCCAGGATCAGGGCCACCAGGGCGACGGTGAGGATGACGATCTCGACGCTCTTGGTCCCCTCCTCGGTCCAGTACACGTCGTCGAGGTGGAGGACCAGCGCGAACTCGTCCAGGACGAGGCCCACACCCACGCCGAAGAGCACCGCCGCGGCACCCGCGCCGAAACCGCTCCGGCCGCCCCCGATGGCGATGAAGCCCCCGACGACCATCAGGATCACTCCGGGCACGACGTGGTGGACGTGGACGCCGCCGGGAGTGATGTCGCGGAAGGGGCCCTTGCCCGCGCGGATGAGCCGGGTGACGGCCCGGGTCACGAGGAACGTCAGCACGAACGAGACGAGGGCCAGCAGCAGCGGCAGCTTCCCCGGCTCGACGATATTGCGGTACCACCAGTGGCCCATCCCGCACGCTCCCGTATGTCGCGTAAGGACACCTCACCACCATTAGGCCCTGTTTCGGCGGCCAGGACCGGCAGCCAAACGCGTGGGACGCCCGGATAGCCTGCCGCGGTGACCGACTCCCCCGCTCCCCCGGCCCCCTCCGACGCCCTGCGCTTCGCCTTCGGGACGCTGACCGTGCTGCCGGTACGCGTCACCCGCTGGGACCGGGAGGCGGCGCGCGGCGGAATGCTCTGCGCGCCGCTGGCCGGACTGGTCGTCGGGCTGTGTGCGGCCGCGCTCGGCGCGGCGCTGCTGCTGCTCGGCGGCGGTCCGCTGCTCGCCGCGGTCGCCACCGCCGTGGTGCCCGCCGTGCTCACCCGCGGACTGCATCTGGACGGGCTCGCCGACACCGCCGACGGCCTGGGCAGCGCCAAGCCCGCCGAGGCGGCGCTGCGCATCATGAAGCAGTCCGACATCGGCCCGTTCGGGGTCATCACGCTGCTGTTCGCCCTGCTGGCACAGGTGGCCGCGCTCGACCAGCTGTATGCGGACGGCTGGGCACCCGCCGCCGTCGCGGCGGTCGTTGCGGCGGTCACCGCCCGCTGCGCCCTGACCCTCGCCTCCCGCGCGGGGGTGCCGGCCGCCCGCCCGGAGGGACTTGGCGCGGCGGTCGCGGGCACCGTCCCGGTGCGGGCGGCGCTGCTGTGCACGGCGCTGGTGGCCGCCGGATGCACGGCCGCCGGCGCCGCCTTCGGCCCGTACGGCGCGCTGCACGCCGGGCTCGCGGCGCTGCTCGGCCTCGGGCTGGGCGAACTGCTGCTGCGGCACTGCCGGCGGCGGTTCGGCGGGGTGACCGGCGATGTGTTCGGCGCGCTCGCGGAGGGCGCCGGGCTCACGGCGCTGGTCGCGATGAGTCTCGGATAGCGCCCGAGCGCTCCCCTTCCGTCCGCCCAACTCGCCTGCAAAGAAATCGAGTTGAGGCGGAACGCCGACAACTGCCGAGGCCCCGTTATGTGCCGGTGTGGTATTGGACGGGCCTTGCGGCGCCGCCGAGCGTAGGCTCGGCCGCAGCAGCGCGCTGCGCGCAGACGGATTCCCCGGACGGAACAGGACCTTTATCACCGTGACTGCACTGACCCTCAGTACTTCTTCCGCCGCAACGGTGCGCGCGGATGCCGTCGTCGTCGGCGTGGCCAAGGGCGCCAAGGGCGTCGTTGTCGCCCCCGGCGCGGAGGCCGTGGACAAGGCCTTCGGCGGCAAGCTCGCCGCGGTGCTGGAGACCCTCGGCGCGAGTGGTGCCGAGGGCGAGGTGACCAAGCTGCCCGCCGCGGACGGCCTCAAGGCGCCGGTCGTGCTGGCGGTCGGCCTCGGCGAGGCGCCGGGCAAGGACGACGGCTACGACAACGAGGCGCTGCGGCGCGCCGCGGGCAGTGCCGCCCGCGCACTGACCGGCAGCAAGAAGGCCGGCTTCGCGCTGCCCGTCGAGGACGCCGAGGCGGCCGCCGCGGTGAGCGAGGGCGCGCTGCTCGGCGCGTACTCCTTCACCGCCTACCGCAGCAACGGCAACGGGCAGAACGCCAAGGGCGCCAAGAAGAACGACGCCAAGTCGGCGCCGCTCGCGGAGGTCGCACTCCTCGGTACCAAGCCGCGCGACAAGGAGTTCAAGGCCGCCGCCGAGCGCTCCCAGGCGCTGGCCGCGGAGATCAACCGCGCCCGCGACCTGATCAACATGCCCCCCAACGACCTCGACCCGAAGGCCTTCGCGGCCGAGGCGCAGGCCGCGGCCAAGGAGTTCGGCCTCAAGGTCGAGGTGCTGGACGAGAAGGCGCTCAAGAAGGGCGGCTACGGCGGCCTGCTGGGCGTCGGCCAGGGCGCGGAGGCCCCGCCGCGGCTGGTGCGGATCGCGCACACGCACGCCAAGGCCACCAAGACCCTGGCGCTGGTCGGCAAGGGCATCACCTACGACTCGGGCGGCATCTCGCTCAAGCCGGCCGGCCACAACGAGACCATGAAGTGCGACATGAGCGGCGCGGCCGCGGTCTTCGCCGCCGTCGTGGCCGCCGCCAGGCTGGGCCTGGAGGTGAACGTCACCGGCTGGCTGGCGCTCGCCGAGAACATGCCGTCCGGCTCCGCCACCCGCCCCGGCGACGTGCTGACCATGTACAGCGGCAAGACCGTCGAGGTGCTCAACACCGACGCCGAGGGCCGTCTGGTGCTGGCCGACGCGCTGACCCGCGCCTCGGAGGAGACCCCGGACGCGATCGTGGACGTCGCCACCCTCACCGGTGCGATGGTGCTGGCGCTGGGCAGCCGCACCTTCGGGATCATGGCCAACGACGACGCGTTCCGTACCTCTGTCCACGAGATCGCGGAGGAGGTCGGCGAGCAGTCCTGGCCGATGCCGATGCCGTCCGAGCTGCGCAAGGGCATGGACTCCCCGGTTGCCGACATCGCCAACATGGGTGAGCGGATGGGCGGCGGCCTGGTCGCCGGCCTCTTCCTCAAGGAGTTCGTCGGCGAGGGCATCACGTGGGCCCACCTCGACATCGCCGGCCCGGCCTTCCACGAGGGCGCTCCCTGGGGCTACACCCCCAAGGGCGGCACGGGATCCGCGGTGCGCACCCTGGTACGCCTGGCGGAGCGCACCGCCGCGGGCGACCTGGGCTGACGGTCAACCCGGGGAGATTCCTCCCTCTTGCCCGTTATATCCGTACGGCCCCGGGCATACCGCCCGGGGCCGTAGGTGCGTGTGCACCCCGTGTTCGCCCTCAACGAAATCCGTACGCCAGTACGCGCCAGTAACCCCTATGGGGCGGTTGATCGTCCGCCCCGAGCCCGGCCCGCCGTCCCGGCTTCGTGGAACAAGTGCGAAGATGGGTTCTCGGCAGGACAGGGCCCCCCTTACCCAGGGCCGAAGTAAAAGCGGCCGAACCACAGCCGCCGCCCGGTCATCGGAGACCGGCTCCGGCGTACCCATGCATGGAGGACGTGACGTGGCGAACGACGCCAGCACCGTTTTCGACCTAGTGATCCTCGGAGGCGGTAGCGGTGGTTACGCCGCTGCCCTGCGCGGGGCGCAGCTGGGCCTGGACGTCGCCCTGATCGAGAAGGGCAAGGTCGGCGGCACCTGCCTGCACAACGGCTGCATCCCCACCAAGGCTCTGCTGCACGCCGGTGAGATCGCCGACCAGGCTCGCGAGAGCGAGCAGTTCGGTGTCAAGGCCACCTTCGAGGGCATCGACATCGAGGCGGTCCACAAGTACAAGGACGAGGTCATCTCGGGCCTGTACAAGGGCCTGCAGGGCCTGATCGCCTCCCGCAAGGTGACGTACATCGAGGGCGAGGGCCGGCTCTCCTCCCCGACCTCCGTCGATGTGAACGGCCAGCGCGTCCAGGGCCGCCACGTCCTGCTGGCGACCGGCTCCGTGCCGAAGTCGCTGCCGGGCCTGGAGATCGACGGCAACCGCATCATCTCCTCGGACCACGCGCTGACGCTGGACCGCGTGCCGAAGTCCGCGATCGTGCTGGGCGGCGGCGTCATCGGCGTCGAGTTCGCCTCCGCGTGGAAGTCCTTCGGCACCGACGTCACCATCATCGAGGGCCTCAAGCACCTCGTCCCGGTCGAGGACGAGAACAGCTCCAAGCTGCTGGAGCGGGCCTTCCGCAAGCGTGGCATCAAGTTCAACCTCGGCACCTTCTTCGACAAGGCCGAGTACACCGCCGACGGCGTGCAGGTCACCCTCGCCGACGGCAAGACCTTCGAGGCCGAGGTGCTGCTGGTCGCGATCGGCCGCGGGCCGGTCTCGGCGGGCCTGGGCTACGAGGAGCAGGGCGTCGCGATGGACCGCGGCTACGTCCTGGTCGATGAGTACATGCAGACCAACGTGCCGACCATCTCGGCCGTCGGTGACCTCGTTCCCACCCTCCAGCTCGCCCACGTCGGCTTCGCCGAGGGCATGCTGGTGGCGGAGCGGCTGGCCGGTGAGAAGACCGTGCCGATCGACTACGACGGCGTGCCGCGCGTCACGTACTGCCACCCCGAGGTCGCTTCGGTGGGTATCACCGAGGCCAAGGCCAAGGAGCTGTACGGCGCCGACAAGGTCGTCGCTCTCAAGTACAACCTCGCGGGCAACGGCAAGAGCAAGATCCTCAAGACCACGGGCGAGATCAAGCTCGTCCAGGTCAAGGACGGTGCCGTGGTCGGCGTCCACATGGTCGGTGACCGTATGGGCGAGCAGGTCGGTGAGGCCCAGCTGGTCTACAACTGGGAGGCCCTGCCGGCCGAGGTGGCGCAGCTCGTACACGCGCACCCGACGCAGAACGAGGCCCTCGGTGAGGCCCACCTGGCCCTGGCCGGCAAGCCTCTCCACTCCCACGACTGACCCCAGTCCCGGGCGCGACCACATCCGCACTTCCCCAGGATCTCGACCTCGCTCGAGCTGGGAGACCCACCGTAAGGAGCAACTGAAACCATGGCGGTTTCCGTAACCCTGCCGGCGCTCGGCGAGAGCGTCACCGAGGGCACCGTCACTCGCTGGCTCAAGGCCGAGGGTGAGCGCGTCGAGGCCGACGAGCCGCTGCTCGAGGTGTCGACCGACAAGGTCGACACCGAGATCCCGGCCCCGGCCGCCGGCATCCTCTCCGCCATCAAGGTGGCCGAGGACGAGACCGTGGAGGTCGGCGCCGAGCTGGCCCTCATCGACGACGGCAGCGGTGCGCCCGCGGCCGAGGCGGCCCCGGCCGCCGCCGAGGCACCCGCGGCCGAGCCGCAGCCCGAGCCCTCCCCGGCTCCGGCCGCCGAGGCCCCCGCCCCGGCCGCCGCCCCCGCGGGTGGCGCCGAGGGCACCGACGTCGTCCTCCCCGCGCTCGGCGAGAGCGTCACCGAGGGCACCGTCACCCGCTGGCTGAAGGAGGTCGGCGAGGAGGTCTCGGCCGACGAGCCGCTGCTGGAGGTCTCCACCGACAAGGTCGACACCGAGATCCCGGCGCCGGCTTCCGGCACCCTGCTGGAGATCGTCGTCGGTGAGGACGAGACCGCCGAGGTCGGCGCCAAGCTCGCCGTCATCGGTGCGGCCGGTGCCGCTCCGGCCGCCGCGCCCGCCCCGGCCGCTCCGGCCCCGGCCGCCGCTCCGGAGCCCGCTCCGGCCCCGGCTCCGGCCCCGGCCGCTGCTGCCCCGGCGCCCGCCGCTCCGGCTCCGGCCGCTCCGGCTCCGACGCCCGCTCCGGCTCCGGCCCCCAAGCCGGCTCCGGCCGCCCCGGCTCCGGCCGCCGGTGAGGGCGACGGCGCCTACGTCACCCCGCTGGTGCGCAAGCTCGCCGCGGAGAACGGCGTCGACCTGTCCACGGTCAAGGGCACCGGTGTCGGTGGCCGCATCCGCAAGCAGGACGTCATCGCCGCCGCCGAGGCCGCCAAGGCGGCCGCGCCGGCTCCGGCCGCCGCCCCGGCCGCCGCCTCCAAGGCCCCGGTCATCGAGGTGTCGCCGCTGCGCGGCCAGACCGTCAAGATGCCGCGGATGCGCAAGGTCATCGGCGACAACATGATGAAGGCCCTGCACGGCCAGGCGCAGCTGACCTCCGTGGTCGAGGTGGACATCACCAAGATCATGCGGATGCGCAACAAGGCCAAGGACGCCTTCGCGCAGCGTGAGGGCGTCAAGCTCTCGCCGATGCCGTTCTTCGTCAAGGCCGCTGTCCAGGCGCTGAAGGCCCACCCGGTCGTCAACGCCCGGATCAACGAGGACGAGGGCACCATCACCTACTTCGACACCGAGAACGTCGGTATCGCGGTGGACGCGGAGAAGGGCCTGATGACCCCGGTCATCAAGGACGCCGGTGACCTCAACATCGCCGGTATCGCCCGCAAGACGGCGGACCTGGCGGGCAAGGTCCGCGCGAACAAGATCACGCCGGACGAGCTGTCCGGTGCGACCTTCACCATCAGCAACACCGGTTCGCGCGGTGCCCTGTTCGACACCGTCATCGTGCCCCCGAACCAGGTCGGCATCCTGGGCATCGGTGCGACCGTCAAGCGCCCGGTGGTCATCAACCACCCGGAGCTCGGCGAGACCATCGCGGTGCGCGACATGACCTACCTCGCGCTCTCCTACGACCACCGTCTGGTGGACGGCGCGGACGCCGCCCGCTACCTGACCACGGTCAAGCAGATCCTGGAGGCCGCCGAGTTCGAGACCGAGATCGGTCTCTGAGTCCGGCAGTCACGCCGTAGGTGTGCAGCAGGGGGTCGGCCCCGGTTCGTCGTACGAGCCGGGGCCGGCCCCTTTGCGCGTCCCCGATACCCGTTGCCGCCCGGGGGCTTCCGTCCGTCCCGGATAATGGCCCCCTCGTCACCACCCGCTCTGAAGGAGCACCTCATGACCCCGCCCGTCGTCCATTCGCTGCGCGAGCAGATCCGCGAGCACATCCTCGAGGGGATCGTCAGCGGCCGCTGGCAGCCGGGCGAGCGGATCGTGGAGCGGCGGATCGCGGTGGAGCTGGAGGTCAGCCAGACACCCGTACGGGAGGCGCTGCGCGAGTTGGAGTCGCTTCAGCTGATCGAGTCGGCACCGAACAAGGGCGTACGGGTACGGAATCTGACCGCGGACGACCTCAAGGAGAGCTATCCGGTGCGGGCCGGGCTGGAGCAGGTGGCCGCCGAACTGGCCGCCGGGCGGCTGTCCGAGGACACCGTGGCGCTGGAGCGCGAGGTGGCGGCGCTGCGCGAGGCGGATCTGGCCGGTGACGGGGAGGCGCAGGTACGGCACACGGTAGCCTTCCACCGGGAGATCGTGCGGGCCGCCGGGAACGCCGTGCTGCTGCACACCTGGGAGTCACTGGGCATCGAGGTCTGGACGACGCTGTCGATCCGCTGGTTCAGCCCGGAGCCGCGCTCGCACGCCCAGGACCACCAGGAGATCGTGGACGCCTTCCGGCGGCGCGACCCCAAGATCGGTGCCTTGCTCAAGTCACACGTGCTGAGCTGCGCACCCCGGGTCTGAGAGGGCGTCCGGGAGGGGCCGGCGGACCCTCCCGGACGGGGCCGACGGCCCCCTTTTCGGCTGGCACGCGGTGCCCAAAAATGCGGCACCCCGTGCCGACCTGCGGTTATTCGTTCGCGGAGCGTTGATCGATCATCGATCAGAGGCGTATCGTCTTGCGTCGGGGCGCGACAACCCTGCCTGCCGAACTCGTAGGGGGTGTCGTCGAGGCCGCCGTCCAACCCTGTGGACGCGGCCCGTACACGGCGGCACCCCCGAGCTACCTCCCGTCCGGAAAGGGGCCACCCATGCCCGAAACCGTGCGCCTGCCGTACAGCCAGCTCGACCAGCTCCCGGACCGCGACCCCGAGGAGACCGCCGAGTGGCGCGAGTCGCTCGACGCCGTCACCGAGGCGGCGGGCCCCCAGCGCGCCGCCTACCTGATGCGCCGTGCGCTGGAGCACACCGCGCGCACCGAAGGCACCGCCCTGCCGTCCCTCCTGGAGACGGAGTACGTCAACACCATCCCGACCTCCGCCGAGCCCGCCTTCCCGGGCGACGAGGCACTGGAGGCCAGGATCACCGCCTGGAACCGCTGGAACGCCGCCGCGATGGTCACCCGCGGCTCCAAGCTGGGCCTCGGCGGCCACATCGCCACCTTCGCCTCCGCCGCCTGGCTCTACGAGACCGGCTTCCAGCACTTCTTCCGCGGCAAGGAGGGCGACGGCAGCGGCGACCAGCTCTACATCCAGGGCCACGCCTCCCCCGGCGTCTACGCCCGCGCCTTCCTCGAAGGCCGCCTCACCGAGGAGCACCTCGACCACTTCCGCCAGGAGGCCGGCGGCGAGGGCCTGCCCTCCTACCCGCACCCGCGGCGGCTGCCCTGGCTGTGGGAGTTCCCCACCGTCTCCATGGGCCTGGGCCCGCTCTCCGCGATCTACCAGGCGCGCTTCAACCGCTACCTGGAGCACCGCGGCATCAAGGACACCGCCAACTCCCACGTCTGGGCGTTCCTGGGCGACGGCGAGATGGACGAGCCCGAGTCGACCGCCGCACTGGCGCTGGCCGGCCGTGAGGGCCTGGACAACCTCACCTTCGTCATCAACTGCAACCTCCAGCGCCTGGACGGCCCGGTCCGCCCCAACTTCAAGATCGTGCAGGAGCTGGAGGCCCAGTTCCGCGCGGCCGGCTGGAACGTCGTCAAGTCGCTGTGGGGCCGGGCCTGGGACGAGATCTTCGCCCTGGACACCGACGGCGCGCTGATCCGCCGCCTCGGCGAGACCCCCGACGCGCAGTTCCAGACGTACGCCACCCGCGACGCCGCCTACCTGCGCGAGCACTTCTTCGGCGCGAACGAGTCGCTGCAGGCCCTCGCCCGTACCCTGACCGACGCCAAGCTGCTGGAGCTGTTCCAGACCTCCCGGGCCGGTCACGAGCCGCGCAAGGTGTACGCCGCCTACCAGGCCGCCGTCACGCACAAGGGCGCGCCGACCGTCATCCTGGCGCAGACCGTCAAGGGCTACACCCTCGGCGCGGGCTTCGAGTCCCGCAACGCCAACCACCAGATGAAGAAGCTCACCATGGACGAGTTCCGCACCATGCGTGACGTGCTCGAACTCCCCATCCCGGACAGCGCGCTGGAGGGCGACCAGGTGCCGTACTGGCGCCCGGCCGAGGACTCCCCCGAGATGGTCTACCTGCGCGAGCGGCGCGCCGCGCTCGACGGCCCGGCCCCGGCCCGCAAGGTCGTCGCCAAGCCGCTGCCGATGCCCGCCGACAAGGCCTTCGACGCCCTGAAGAAGGGCTCCGGCAGCCAGGAGATCGCCACCACCATGGCGTTCGTCCGGCTGATCAAGGACCTGATGCGGGACAAGGAGACCGGCAAGCGCTGGGTCCCGATCGTCCCCGACGAGGCCCGTACCTTCGGCATGGAGTCGCTCTTCCCGACCGCCGGCCTCTACTCCCCCAAGGGCGCGACGTACGACCCGGTCGACCGTGACCAGCTCCTTTGGTACAAGGAGGCCAAGGACGGCCAGATTCTCAACGAGGGCATCACCGAGGCCGGTTCGCTGGCCGACTTCACCGCCGCCGCGACGTCCTACGCGACGCACGGCGAGCCGATGATCCCCTTCTACATCTTCTACTCGATGTTCGGCTGGCAGCGCACCGCCGACCAGTTCTGGGCGCTGGCCGACCAGTTGGGCCGCGGTTTCGTCATCGGCGCGACCGCCGGGCGGACGACGATGACCGGTGAGGGCCTCCAGCACGCGGACGGCCACTCGCACCTGATCGCCTCCACCAACCCGGCGGCGCTCTCCTACGACCCCGCCTTCGCCTACGAGGTCGCGGTCATCGTCAAGGAGGGCCTGCGCCGGATGTACGGCCCGGACGCCGAGGACGTCTTCTACTACCTCACGGTCTACAACGAGACCAAGGTCCAGCCGGCCATGCCGGAGGGCGTCGAAGAGGGCATCCTCAAGGGCCTGTACCGCTTCAACGAGGGCACCAAGCCCGAGGCCGACAGCCCGCAGCTCCAGCTGCTGGCCTCCGGCACCGCCATCCACTGGGCCCTGGAGGCGCAGCAGCTGCTGGCCGCCGACTGGGGTGTGGCGGCGGACGTGTGGTCCGCGCCGTCCTGGACGGAGCTGCGCCGGGACGCCCTGGAGTGCGACGCCGCCCGGCTGGAGGGCGAGGACCGGATCCCGTACGTCACCCGTGCGCTGGCCGGTGCCCCCGGCCCGGTCATCGCGGTCAGCGACTGGATGCGGGCGGTTCCCGACCAGATCGCGCCGTGGGTCGAGCAGGACTGGACCTCCATCGGCACCGACGGCTTCGGTCTGTCCGACACCCGCGAGGCGGCCCGCCGGCACTTCGGCGTCGACCCGCAGTCGGTGGTCGTCCAGGCGCTGGCCGCCCTCGCCCACCGCGGCCAGGTCAAGCCGGAGACCGTCAAGGAGGCCAGGGAACGCTACGGCCTGTGAGGCGGGGGCCGTACGGCCCGTACCTCCTGGGGGCGGCCCGGCCCGCGCCGGACGCCGCCCCGCCCCTCAGGGGCACCCCCGACTCCCGTGCGGAGGCCACCTTCCCGCGCCCGGGGCCTCCGCACGGGAACCCACCACCGGTCCGGCCGACCACGCCCTGGCTACGGCCGGGCCGGGCTGTCTCTTCCGCCGCCGGCCCGACGACGGCAACGCCCACTGCCCCGGGCGGTGTCAGTGGCCCCCGGCATGATGGACGCATGCGTGCTGCCCGGCTGATCAGGATGGTGTTGCTGCTCCAGGCGCGGCCGTCGATGACGGGCGCCGAGCTGGCGCGGGAGCTGGAGGTCTCCGAGCGTACGGTCGCCCGGGACGTCCTCTCCCTCTCCGAGGCCGGGGTGCCCGTGTACGCGGACCGCGGCCGGGCCGGCGGCTACCGCCTCATAGGCGGCTACCGCACCCGGCTCACGGGTCTGGGCCGCAGCGAGGCGGAAGCGCTCTTCCTGTCCGGAGTGCCCTTGGCCCTGCGCGAGATGGGCCTGGCGGACGCCGCGTCCGCCGCCCGGCTGAAGGTCTCCGCCGCCCTGCTGCCCGAGCTGCGCGATGCGGCGGCGGGCGCCGCCCAGCGCTTTCATCTCGACGCACCCGCCTGGTACCAGGAGCCCGAGACCCCCGCACTGCTGCCCGAGATCGCCGACGCGGTCTGGGACGACCGCCGGATCACCGCCCGCTACCTCCGCAAGGACACCGAGGTGGAGCGGGAGTTGGAGCCGTACGGCCTCGTGCTGAAGGCCGGGGTCTGGTATCTCGCGGCACGCACGCAGGGGGACTACCGCGTCTACCGGGTCGACCGGTTCACCGCCGTGGCGCGCGCCGGGAGCGGCAGGACCTCCGGCACCGAGGACGCCGGGGAGCGGTTCACCCGCGACGACTCCTTCGACCTCCCGGCCTTCTGGGCGGAGCGCGCGGCCCAGTTCGCCCGGTCGATCCTGCGCGAGGAGGTGGTGCTGCGGCTCTCCCCGCGCGGCGTCCTCCAGCTGCCGTACGCCACCGAACGCGCCGCGGCCCGCGAGGCGATCGACCGGGCGCAGGCCGAGGGCGGCCCCGACGAGCACGGCCGGCTGACGGTGACGCTGGCCGTGGAGTCCATGGAGGTCGCCTGCGCGCAGCTGCTGGCGCTCGGCCCGGAGGGCGAGGTACTCGCGCCCGGCGAGCTGCGGGAGCGCTTGGCGTCGGCCGCCCGCCGGATGGCCGCGTTGTACGAGTAGGCGGGGGCCGTGAACGGCCCGCGGCGGGGCGCGGGCGGGAACAGGTGCGGTCCGGCCCGCGCCTCCGCCCGGCGCCTCCTACCAGTGCCGGAGACCCCTCACCGGTAGTCGTCCGCGCCCGCGTCCTTCCCGCCGAAGACGACCTCCTCGAAGTAGCCGAAGGCGTCGGGCCGCGAGCCGTCCGTGTCGGTGAAGTCGTACTCCTTCGCCAGCTGCCCGCTGGAGAGCGACTGCCCGCTCCAGCGCTCCTTGTCCGGGTCAGCG
This Streptomyces decoyicus DNA region includes the following protein-coding sequences:
- a CDS encoding adenosylcobinamide-GDP ribazoletransferase, with the translated sequence MTDSPAPPAPSDALRFAFGTLTVLPVRVTRWDREAARGGMLCAPLAGLVVGLCAAALGAALLLLGGGPLLAAVATAVVPAVLTRGLHLDGLADTADGLGSAKPAEAALRIMKQSDIGPFGVITLLFALLAQVAALDQLYADGWAPAAVAAVVAAVTARCALTLASRAGVPAARPEGLGAAVAGTVPVRAALLCTALVAAGCTAAGAAFGPYGALHAGLAALLGLGLGELLLRHCRRRFGGVTGDVFGALAEGAGLTALVAMSLG
- a CDS encoding leucyl aminopeptidase, whose product is MTALTLSTSSAATVRADAVVVGVAKGAKGVVVAPGAEAVDKAFGGKLAAVLETLGASGAEGEVTKLPAADGLKAPVVLAVGLGEAPGKDDGYDNEALRRAAGSAARALTGSKKAGFALPVEDAEAAAAVSEGALLGAYSFTAYRSNGNGQNAKGAKKNDAKSAPLAEVALLGTKPRDKEFKAAAERSQALAAEINRARDLINMPPNDLDPKAFAAEAQAAAKEFGLKVEVLDEKALKKGGYGGLLGVGQGAEAPPRLVRIAHTHAKATKTLALVGKGITYDSGGISLKPAGHNETMKCDMSGAAAVFAAVVAAARLGLEVNVTGWLALAENMPSGSATRPGDVLTMYSGKTVEVLNTDAEGRLVLADALTRASEETPDAIVDVATLTGAMVLALGSRTFGIMANDDAFRTSVHEIAEEVGEQSWPMPMPSELRKGMDSPVADIANMGERMGGGLVAGLFLKEFVGEGITWAHLDIAGPAFHEGAPWGYTPKGGTGSAVRTLVRLAERTAAGDLG
- the lpdA gene encoding dihydrolipoyl dehydrogenase, whose protein sequence is MANDASTVFDLVILGGGSGGYAAALRGAQLGLDVALIEKGKVGGTCLHNGCIPTKALLHAGEIADQARESEQFGVKATFEGIDIEAVHKYKDEVISGLYKGLQGLIASRKVTYIEGEGRLSSPTSVDVNGQRVQGRHVLLATGSVPKSLPGLEIDGNRIISSDHALTLDRVPKSAIVLGGGVIGVEFASAWKSFGTDVTIIEGLKHLVPVEDENSSKLLERAFRKRGIKFNLGTFFDKAEYTADGVQVTLADGKTFEAEVLLVAIGRGPVSAGLGYEEQGVAMDRGYVLVDEYMQTNVPTISAVGDLVPTLQLAHVGFAEGMLVAERLAGEKTVPIDYDGVPRVTYCHPEVASVGITEAKAKELYGADKVVALKYNLAGNGKSKILKTTGEIKLVQVKDGAVVGVHMVGDRMGEQVGEAQLVYNWEALPAEVAQLVHAHPTQNEALGEAHLALAGKPLHSHD
- the sucB gene encoding 2-oxoglutarate dehydrogenase, E2 component, dihydrolipoamide succinyltransferase, translating into MAVSVTLPALGESVTEGTVTRWLKAEGERVEADEPLLEVSTDKVDTEIPAPAAGILSAIKVAEDETVEVGAELALIDDGSGAPAAEAAPAAAEAPAAEPQPEPSPAPAAEAPAPAAAPAGGAEGTDVVLPALGESVTEGTVTRWLKEVGEEVSADEPLLEVSTDKVDTEIPAPASGTLLEIVVGEDETAEVGAKLAVIGAAGAAPAAAPAPAAPAPAAAPEPAPAPAPAPAAAAPAPAAPAPAAPAPTPAPAPAPKPAPAAPAPAAGEGDGAYVTPLVRKLAAENGVDLSTVKGTGVGGRIRKQDVIAAAEAAKAAAPAPAAAPAAASKAPVIEVSPLRGQTVKMPRMRKVIGDNMMKALHGQAQLTSVVEVDITKIMRMRNKAKDAFAQREGVKLSPMPFFVKAAVQALKAHPVVNARINEDEGTITYFDTENVGIAVDAEKGLMTPVIKDAGDLNIAGIARKTADLAGKVRANKITPDELSGATFTISNTGSRGALFDTVIVPPNQVGILGIGATVKRPVVINHPELGETIAVRDMTYLALSYDHRLVDGADAARYLTTVKQILEAAEFETEIGL
- a CDS encoding GntR family transcriptional regulator, producing MTPPVVHSLREQIREHILEGIVSGRWQPGERIVERRIAVELEVSQTPVREALRELESLQLIESAPNKGVRVRNLTADDLKESYPVRAGLEQVAAELAAGRLSEDTVALEREVAALREADLAGDGEAQVRHTVAFHREIVRAAGNAVLLHTWESLGIEVWTTLSIRWFSPEPRSHAQDHQEIVDAFRRRDPKIGALLKSHVLSCAPRV
- the aceE gene encoding pyruvate dehydrogenase (acetyl-transferring), homodimeric type, encoding MPETVRLPYSQLDQLPDRDPEETAEWRESLDAVTEAAGPQRAAYLMRRALEHTARTEGTALPSLLETEYVNTIPTSAEPAFPGDEALEARITAWNRWNAAAMVTRGSKLGLGGHIATFASAAWLYETGFQHFFRGKEGDGSGDQLYIQGHASPGVYARAFLEGRLTEEHLDHFRQEAGGEGLPSYPHPRRLPWLWEFPTVSMGLGPLSAIYQARFNRYLEHRGIKDTANSHVWAFLGDGEMDEPESTAALALAGREGLDNLTFVINCNLQRLDGPVRPNFKIVQELEAQFRAAGWNVVKSLWGRAWDEIFALDTDGALIRRLGETPDAQFQTYATRDAAYLREHFFGANESLQALARTLTDAKLLELFQTSRAGHEPRKVYAAYQAAVTHKGAPTVILAQTVKGYTLGAGFESRNANHQMKKLTMDEFRTMRDVLELPIPDSALEGDQVPYWRPAEDSPEMVYLRERRAALDGPAPARKVVAKPLPMPADKAFDALKKGSGSQEIATTMAFVRLIKDLMRDKETGKRWVPIVPDEARTFGMESLFPTAGLYSPKGATYDPVDRDQLLWYKEAKDGQILNEGITEAGSLADFTAAATSYATHGEPMIPFYIFYSMFGWQRTADQFWALADQLGRGFVIGATAGRTTMTGEGLQHADGHSHLIASTNPAALSYDPAFAYEVAVIVKEGLRRMYGPDAEDVFYYLTVYNETKVQPAMPEGVEEGILKGLYRFNEGTKPEADSPQLQLLASGTAIHWALEAQQLLAADWGVAADVWSAPSWTELRRDALECDAARLEGEDRIPYVTRALAGAPGPVIAVSDWMRAVPDQIAPWVEQDWTSIGTDGFGLSDTREAARRHFGVDPQSVVVQALAALAHRGQVKPETVKEARERYGL
- a CDS encoding helix-turn-helix transcriptional regulator, which produces MRAARLIRMVLLLQARPSMTGAELARELEVSERTVARDVLSLSEAGVPVYADRGRAGGYRLIGGYRTRLTGLGRSEAEALFLSGVPLALREMGLADAASAARLKVSAALLPELRDAAAGAAQRFHLDAPAWYQEPETPALLPEIADAVWDDRRITARYLRKDTEVERELEPYGLVLKAGVWYLAARTQGDYRVYRVDRFTAVARAGSGRTSGTEDAGERFTRDDSFDLPAFWAERAAQFARSILREEVVLRLSPRGVLQLPYATERAAAREAIDRAQAEGGPDEHGRLTVTLAVESMEVACAQLLALGPEGEVLAPGELRERLASAARRMAALYE